DNA sequence from the Candidatus Methylomirabilota bacterium genome:
CAAGGCCTCGTTCGACCGCGTGCTGAACCCGCAGTTCAAGAGCCCCAAGTGCGGGGCCGCGCTCAAGCCGATGGTGGCGAGCGTGGAGGCGGTGGATCCGAGCACCGTCGAGTTCAAGCTCAAGTTCGCGGCGGCGCCCTTCCTGCCCTCGGTCGCGTCGGCGTGGTGCCGGGTGGCGGCCAAGCACATCCTCGCCAAGTACGGCGACCTCAACGCCCCGGAGGCCCAGATCGGCACCGGCCCGTTCAAGTTCAAGAAGTACGAGCGGGGCAGCGTGATCGAGTGGGAGAAGAACCCGAGCTACTTCATCCCGGGGCTGCCCTACCTCGACGGGGTCAAGCAGTTCATCCTGGTGGGCGGGCCGACCCAGCTGGCCGCGGCCAAGGCGTCCAAGATCATGCTGTGGGACGCGTGGCCGCCGATGCGGAAGACCCAGGCCGACGAGCTGGCCCGCGCCCGCACCGACGTCGACATCTACCAGGCGCCGATCAACACGGTGTTCTTCGTCTACCTCAACGCCAGGAAGCCGCCCTTCGACAACCCGGACATGCGCCGGGCGGTCAACCTGGCCATCGACCGGCAGGACCTGGTGTCCAAGGCGCTGGAGGGCGCGGGGGTGCCGTGCGCGATCCTCGACCCGAAGCTGGTGGGCGACTTCGCGCTGCCGCTGGACGAGGTGGCCAAGGCCCCGGGCTGCCGCCAGCCCAAGGACGCCGATCTCGCCGAGGCCAGGAAGCTGGTGGAGAAGCACTACCCGGGCGGCCTCGACGTGGAGGTCGCGGTGCGACAGGTCGGCAACTACGTCGATCGCGGCCAGCTCGTGATCGCGCAGCTGCGGAAGATCGGGATCCGCGGGACGATGAAGACCCACGAGAGCGCGGCGGGCTACGCCGCCTTCGGCAAGGGGGACTTCACCATCATCGCCAGCCAGGACCGCGCGATGGACATCAACGAGCCGTCGGGCGTCTTCCACATCGCCTACACCACCGAGGCGGGGAGCAATTACGGCCAGTATTCCGATCCCAAGGTCGACGAGATGGCGGAGCGGGCGCTGAAGGAGACCAACCGCGACAAGCGCAAGCAGGCCTACTGGGAGCTGCAGCGCTACCTGCTCGCCCGGGGCGATCACGCCTCGATCGCGGTGGGCTGGGTCGAGGGGTGGTTCTTCAAGGACAAGAAGCTCCGCAATTACAAGCCCGGGCTCACGACCTACGACAACAACACGTTCATGAAGGTCTGGATCGCCCAGTGACCCGACGCCGCCCCCTCTCCCTCTCCCCTCCGGGGAGAGGGCAGGGTGAGGGGCCCGCGGAAGCTCGAGCCCGGAGGTGCCCGCGATGAAGCTCGCCGATCCCCGCGTCCAGCAGTACCTGGCCGGCAAGGAGATCGTGGTGCTCGGCACCATCAATCCCGACGGCAGCCCGCTCCTCACCGCGATGTGGTTTCTGCACGATTCGACCGCGATGACGCTGATCAGCGTGGACAACCTGCGGAAGGTCCACAATCTGAGGCGCGATCCGCGGCTGCACATCGTCGCCGAGAGCGGCACGCGCGGCGCCGAGATCAAAGGGGTCGCCATCCGCGGGCGCGCCGAGTTCCTCGGCGATTCGCCCGAGCGCCGCGAGCTGGCCACTCGCATGCTCGACAAGTACCATCCGCACCTCGCGGAGTACTGGGGCGGCCGCACGATGCCGGCCAATCGCGTGATGTGGCGCGTGGTGCCCCGGCAGGTGCGCACCTGGGGGCTCGACTGACGCCCGCGGCATGCGCGCGGTCATCGAGCGCCTGAGCGGCGAGCCGGCCGACCGCCCCGAGGACCCCGCTCAGCCGCGGAGCAGCAGCACCAGGCCCGAGAGGAAGAGGACCGCGAAGACCACGCGACGGAAGCGCGCGCGGTCGAGGCGGTCGAAGAGCAGCATGCCCGCCGCGAGCCCGGCCACCGCGGGCACCGCGTACAGCGTCGAGAGCCGCCAGACTTCACGATCGAGCAGCCCCGCCCACCAGTAGCCGATCACGATGACGGTCTGGTTGACGATGAGGAACGCCTGGATGTTGGCCTTCACGGTGCGCGGGCTCCAGTCCTGCGCCGCCGCGTAGAGGATCACCGCCGGGCCCGGCGTGCCGATCGCCCCGCCCAGCAGCCCCGCCACGCCGCCCGCGCCGAAGCCCCACCCGCGACCGGAGAGGCCCTGCGGGTAGAGGCCGAACCACTCGAGCGCCACGATCAGCAGCAGGACCAGTCCGATCAGGCGCGTGAGCGTAGCGGGCGAGAGGACCGCCAGGACCCAGATCCCGAACGGCGTGGCCAGCACGGTGCCGATGGTCAGCTCGATCATGCCGCGCAGCACGAAATCTCTCCGCAGCGGGATGAAGATGATCACGGTGAAGACCGCCGCGTAGAGCGTGATCAGCACGATGGCGTGCGCGGGCGACATGAGGTAGGGCAGGAACGCGAGCGAGACCAGGCCGATGCCGAAGCCGGCCAGTCCCTGGACGAAGCAGGCCACCCCGATGACGAGGGCGCCCAGCAGCCACGCGGGTGACAGCAGGGCGAGCGACAACGAGCGCGCGCCTAGAACGTGGTGGGCCAGCCGGCGAGGCGGTGGCGGCCGATGGCGGTGCGTGCGCGCGACTGGGCGAGGAAGCGGACCACCACGTCGCGCGTGTCCGCGGGGTCGATCACGTCCTGGATCAGGTGGCGCGCGGCCGCGCCGTAGGGCAGCGTGTCCAGCTCCCACTGGGCGAGCAGCTCCTGCCGGCGCGCCGCGCGCTCCTCGCCGGGGAGGCGGGCCAGCTCGGCGCCGTGGACGACGTTCACCCCGGTGGCCGGGTCCATGAACGACATCTCGGCGGTCGGCCACGCCACCAGGAGGTCGGCGTACCCGCCGCCGCCCATGTTGAAGTAGGCCTGGCCGTACGTCTTGCGCACGATGATCGACACGCGCGGCACCGTGACCATGCCGAGGGCGTCCATCCAGGTGATGATCTTGCCGGCCACCCGCTTCCGCTCGGCGTCGCGGCCGATGAAGAAGCCGGGGATGTCGTGCAGGAACACGAGCGGGATGTTGAACGAGTCGCAGAGCACGATGAACGAGGTGGCCTTGTCGCAGCCGTCGGCGTCGCAGGCGCCGCCCTTCTGGATGGGCTGGCTGGCCACGAAGCCCACCACGTGGCCGCCCATGCGGGCCAGCGCGGTGATCACGCTCTTGCCGAAGCGCTCCTTGATCTGGAAGATCTCGCCGCCGTCGGCGAGTCGACGCAGGACGCGCGTCATGTCGTAGGCACGGTTGCGCGCCTCCGGCACCAGGTCCGCGATGGTGCCCATCTCGGCCCCCGACGCGGCGGGCACCTCCGCGGTGGGCGGCGCCTGCCGGTGGTGCGAGGGCAGGTACGAGAGCACGCGCTTCACGAGGTCCAGGCATTCGTCTTCAGTCTTGCCGACCAGATCGGCGAAGCCGGTCTCCTCGGCGTGCATCCGGGCGCCGCCCAGCTCCTCGGGCGAGATCTGCTCGCCGGTGGCCAGCTCGAGCACGCGCGGGCCGGACACCGCCATCGAGGCGCCGTCCAGCATCACCACCACGTCGGAGAGGCAGGCGTTCCAGGTCGGCAGCCCGTAGGACTGCCCGAGCACCGCGGTCACCATCGGCACCCGCCGCCGGCGCGTCCCGTAGTAGGTCGAGGTGCCGAACGAGGCGATGCCGGCCGAGCCCATGATGTCGGGCATGCGCGCGCCGCCGGCCTCGGCCAGGTAGACGATGGGCAGGCCGCGGCGCGCGGCCAGCCGCTTGAGCTCGGCCTCCTTGTGCGAGGCCACGCGGCTCGAGGTGGCGGCGAGGACCGTGAAGTCGTTGGAGCAGACGACCACCGGTCGGCCGTCGATGCGGCCGAAGCCGCCGACCTTGGAGTCGGCCGGCGTCTCGGCTTCCATGCCCGGCACGTCGGAGGTGTTGAACGTGCCAATTTCGAGGAATGAACCGGAGTCCAACAGGCGCTCGACGCGCTCGCGCGCGTTCAGCGCGCCCGCGGCCCGGCGCCGCGCGAGCCGCTCGGGGCCTCCCATGCCGCGCGCGTGCGCGCGACGGGCGTGGAAGTCCTTCATCCGATCGTCCCAGGCCATGGAGCCCCCGCATTGTAGCAGGGCCTCGCCAATCCGGACCCGCTTGGGTACACTGCGGGAGCGCGTTTCATCCACGCCGATCCGGAGGGCACCTTCGATGAAGCATCACAAGGTCTACCGCACCGAGCTCACGCCCGTGAGCTTCCTCGTCCGCAGCGCCTACGTCTTCCCCGACAAGACGGCGGTCGTGCACGGCGAGCGGCGGTACACGTACCGGCAATTCTCCGAACGGGTGAACCGGCTCGCCTCGTCACTGCGCGCGGCCGGGCTGCAGAAGCAGGATCGGGTCGCGTTCATCTGCCCGAACACCCCGCCCATGCTCGAGGCCCACTACGGCGTGCCCGCGGCCGGCGGCATCCTGGTGGCGATCAACATCCGGCTCTCCTCCGACGAGATCGGCTACATCCTCCAGCACTCCGGCGCGAAGTTCTTGTTCGTGGACGCCGAGTTCGCGGGCCTGGTGA
Encoded proteins:
- a CDS encoding ABC transporter substrate-binding protein, with protein sequence MSLSRRTRLAVLVAALLAIGGMPAHAQEKPRTGGILNWFDYGDPGRLDVHAESPLVVQQATAGVYSGLLQYDPDEPSKIIGDLAERWTASPDGKTYTFHLRKNVTWHDGQPFSSADVKASFDRVLNPQFKSPKCGAALKPMVASVEAVDPSTVEFKLKFAAAPFLPSVASAWCRVAAKHILAKYGDLNAPEAQIGTGPFKFKKYERGSVIEWEKNPSYFIPGLPYLDGVKQFILVGGPTQLAAAKASKIMLWDAWPPMRKTQADELARARTDVDIYQAPINTVFFVYLNARKPPFDNPDMRRAVNLAIDRQDLVSKALEGAGVPCAILDPKLVGDFALPLDEVAKAPGCRQPKDADLAEARKLVEKHYPGGLDVEVAVRQVGNYVDRGQLVIAQLRKIGIRGTMKTHESAAGYAAFGKGDFTIIASQDRAMDINEPSGVFHIAYTTEAGSNYGQYSDPKVDEMAERALKETNRDKRKQAYWELQRYLLARGDHASIAVGWVEGWFFKDKKLRNYKPGLTTYDNNTFMKVWIAQ
- a CDS encoding pyridoxamine 5'-phosphate oxidase family protein encodes the protein MKLADPRVQQYLAGKEIVVLGTINPDGSPLLTAMWFLHDSTAMTLISVDNLRKVHNLRRDPRLHIVAESGTRGAEIKGVAIRGRAEFLGDSPERRELATRMLDKYHPHLAEYWGGRTMPANRVMWRVVPRQVRTWGLD
- a CDS encoding sulfite exporter TauE/SafE family protein; this translates as MSLALLSPAWLLGALVIGVACFVQGLAGFGIGLVSLAFLPYLMSPAHAIVLITLYAAVFTVIIFIPLRRDFVLRGMIELTIGTVLATPFGIWVLAVLSPATLTRLIGLVLLLIVALEWFGLYPQGLSGRGWGFGAGGVAGLLGGAIGTPGPAVILYAAAQDWSPRTVKANIQAFLIVNQTVIVIGYWWAGLLDREVWRLSTLYAVPAVAGLAAGMLLFDRLDRARFRRVVFAVLFLSGLVLLLRG
- a CDS encoding carboxyl transferase domain-containing protein, producing MAWDDRMKDFHARRAHARGMGGPERLARRRAAGALNARERVERLLDSGSFLEIGTFNTSDVPGMEAETPADSKVGGFGRIDGRPVVVCSNDFTVLAATSSRVASHKEAELKRLAARRGLPIVYLAEAGGARMPDIMGSAGIASFGTSTYYGTRRRRVPMVTAVLGQSYGLPTWNACLSDVVVMLDGASMAVSGPRVLELATGEQISPEELGGARMHAEETGFADLVGKTEDECLDLVKRVLSYLPSHHRQAPPTAEVPAASGAEMGTIADLVPEARNRAYDMTRVLRRLADGGEIFQIKERFGKSVITALARMGGHVVGFVASQPIQKGGACDADGCDKATSFIVLCDSFNIPLVFLHDIPGFFIGRDAERKRVAGKIITWMDALGMVTVPRVSIIVRKTYGQAYFNMGGGGYADLLVAWPTAEMSFMDPATGVNVVHGAELARLPGEERAARRQELLAQWELDTLPYGAAARHLIQDVIDPADTRDVVVRFLAQSRARTAIGRHRLAGWPTTF